In the genome of Planctomyces sp. SH-PL62, the window AGCGAGGCTCCGGTCAGATAGCGCTGGACTCGGATCACCTCGTCGTCGGAAAAGTCGCCGTCGTGCATCGCCCGGATCTGTTCGGAGACGGCCGCGACGACCCGGTCGGCCTCCTCGGGCCGGGTCCCGGCGTAGATGCGGAAGACCCCCGGCAGGACGTCGGCCGAGTCGGTCGCCCCCCCCCCGATGCTGTAGACCAGCCCCATCTCGTCGCGGACGATCCGCCCCAACCGGTCGGAGAAGCCGGGGCCGCTCCCCAGGATGTGGTCCAGGATCAGCAGCGCGTCGAAGTCGGCGTCATGGCGGGAGATGCCGCGATGGCCCATCACGATGTGGACCTGCTCGCCCGGGCAGGAGATCCGGCGCGATCGGGGGGGGCCGACCTCTCCCAACGCCGGCCAGGTGGGGGGAGCCGCCCCGCCCTGCTCCCAGTCGCCGAAGTGGGCCTCGACCAGCCGCTTCAGCCGGGCCGCGTCGAACTCGCCGACGACGACGAGGAACGCGTTCTCGGGGGAGAAATGGCGGCGATGGTGCGCGACGACGTCGTCGCGGGTCAGCCGACGGAGCTCGCGCAGGCCCCCTCGGTAGTCGCGGCCAAGGGGATGGTCGCCGTAGATCAGCCGTCGGAATTCCTGGTCGGCCCGGAACGCGGGGTCTTCCAGGTCGCTCTTGAGTTCGGCGATGAGCCGCTGCTTGGTCCAGGCGAGCGACTCGGCCGGGAAGGCGGGCCGTCGCGCCACGTCCGCCAGGATCTCCAGGCCCAGGGCCAGGTCCTCGGATCGGGCCCGCAGGGCGCTCCAGGCGGAGCTGAACTCCAGCGAGCCGCCGACGTCCTCGATGGCGGCGGCGACCTCCTGGGCGGTCCGGCCCTCGCAGCCTTCCTCCAGCATCCGGCTGGTGAGGGCCGCCGCGCCGGGGGCCGCCTCGCGGACCCAGCCCCCCTCGACGTAGAAGTCGACGGCCGCCACGCCGACGTCCGCCCGCCGCTCGTGGATGACCCGCAGGCCGTTGGCCAGGACGAACCGCCGGGGGCGGTAGTCCACCAGCTTGGGCCGCGCGCGGCCGACCGTCGCGGGCAGGTCGGAGGCGAAGATCAGCGGCGCGGGCTCGGTGCGGGCCACCGTCCCGCGGCGGATCTCGGGCGTCCTCGGGGCGGGGACCTCGTCCGTGCCGGAGCGAAGCAGCCAGCCGGCGGTGAGGTTGTCCTCCAGCAGATACTTCCCGGCGACCCGCCGGACGGCCGCCGCGTCGACGGCCAGCGCGGCGGCGTGGTCGGCCTGCCAGTCTCGCCAGTCGCCCCAGAGGGCGGCCTCACCCACGCCGCAGGCCAGGGCCAGGATGTCTTCCTGGTCCCACCGCCAGCCGGCCTCGAAGCGGTTGCGGACGCGGGCCATCTCCTCCTCGGAAGGCCCCCGGACGGTCAGGTCGTCGAGGATGTCGAGGACCGCGTCTTCCACCTCGTCCGGGTCGATCCGCTCGTCGGTCGCCTCGATCTGGACCAGGAACTGCCCCCCCTGCCGTCCCGGCGCGTGCTGCGCCTCGACCCAGCCGGCGAGGTGATCGTCCTCGACCAGCGACCGCCAGAGCCGGGATCGCCGGCCGGCGGAGAGGACGTCGGCCAGGACGTCGAGCGCCGGGGCGTCGGGATGCTGCGACGGGACGGTGTGCCAGCCGAGGACGCCCCGAGGCAGCGCGTCGGCTTCGGCGAGCACGAAGTCGCGGCGACCGGCCTGGGGCGACTCATCGCCTTCGGGACGGCCCCGAGGCGTCGAGCCGGGGGGGATCGCCCCGAACCGTTCCTCGGCCCTATCCAGCGCCCGCTCCGGGTCCAGGTCGCCGGCGAACACGATCACCGCGCCGTCGGGCCGGTAATGGCGGCGGTAGAAGGCCTCCAGGTCCTCGACGGTGATCGACGCCACGTCGCGGGGCCAGCCCAGCACCGGGTTTCGGTACGGGTGCCGCAGGTAGGAGAGCGCCTGGTGGTTCTGCTCCAGCCGGGACAGGGCCGACTCCGCGTCGCGAGCCCGCTCCTCGCCGATGACCTGGCGCTCGGCCTCGACCTCGCGGGGGTCGAATCGCGCCGAGGTCATGCGGTCGGCCTCGATCTCCAGCGCCAGCTCCCAGCGGTCGGCGGGGAGCGAGAACCAGTAGTGGGTGCGGTCCTCGCCGGTGTCGGCGTTGGCCTGGCCCCCCGCGACGAACGCCATCTGGTCGATGCTCCCCTTGGGGAAGCGCTCGGTCCCCTTGAAGAGCATGTGCTCGAGGAAGTGGGCGATCCCCGACTTCCCTGGGGGTTCGTCGAACGAGCCGACCGGATAGAACAGGTCGCAGACGACGATCCGGACCCCCTTCCGAGGCAGGACCAGGATCTTCAGGCCGTTGCCCAGGACCCGTTCGAAAACGGGCTGGGAACCCACCTTGGCGATGGTGGAATGCGACTTGAGCCGTCGAGCCATTTCGGAGCGACCCTTTCATCCCTCGGTCGGAGGAGTGCGGGGGGGACGTCGAGGAGCCCGGGCTCCGTCAGGACGTCGCGGCGGGGCTCGGCCCCATGACGAGGCCCCGTCCTGGACCGAGGGCGCAGCTCCAGTCTATCATCTCCGGCGGTTCCCCGCTCCCCCGACTCGAGGCGGCCCGACGCGAGCGGGAGCCGAGCGGGCGGCCATTCGAGGCCTCGACCGTCCGCCGGCGGGTTTCCACGCAGCCACTTTCCCGTCATGATGGATGCGGGGCGACGCGCGGTCCGCGGCGACCCCCGTCGGCCTCGCCGACGCTGGTTGGACGACGAGGGCCTCACGGGCGGGCCCGGCTCGGAGACTCCCCTCATGCTCCGCGACGCACGCCGCGGCATCACCCTCATCGAGCTGCTGGTCGTGGTCGCCATCGTCGGCTTGCTCACGGCGATCCTCGTGCCGGCCGCGATGCGGGCCCGGGAGTCGGCCCGGCGGGCGCAGTGCGCCTCGCACCTTCACAACCTGGGCATCGCCCTGCACCAGCACCAGGGGGCGCGGGGGACGTTCCCTTCGGGGGCCGGCCCGCGCTCACTCCACTGGAAGCTCCTACCGTTCCTGGGATACGAGGCCCTGGCGCGGTCGACCATCGACGACCGGACGGCGTCGATCCCGATCCCGGGGTCCTACCTCTGCCCCTCCGACACCGCCCGGACCGCCGCGCTCTCCCGCTTCGCGACCAACTACGCGGGGAACGCCGGGCTGCTCGGCCGCGAGCCCGTCTCGGACTGGGACGGGGCCTTCCTCGACACGGAGCTGTCCCCCCACGACGTCCCCGACGGCCTCAGCGCGACCGCCGGCGTCGCCGAGTGGATCGTCGGTCCCGGCGACGTCGCGCGGCCGTCCCGGCTCGGGTCGATCCACACCCTCGACATCCAGTTCCCCGATACGCCCGCCGGCCCCGACGCCTTCCTTCAGGCCTGCGCCACATTGAACGACCTGCGGACGGGCCCGGCGGCCGTGCCCTTCAAGGGCTCGTACTGGTTCCGGGGCCGGCTCGGCCATTCCCTGTACACCCACGCCTTGACCCTGGATCGGCCCTCCTGCCGCGCAGCGCCCGACCTCAATGCCATCACCGCCGGCAGCCTCCACGGCAACGGCGGCCACGTCCTGTTCCTCGACGGCGGCGTCCGGTTCCTCAGGGACGCCATCCACCCCGCCGTCTGGAAGGCCCTCGGCACCCGCGCCGGGGGAGAGTCGATCCTGGGCGACACATACTGATCTCGATCGAGACCGTCGCCGATTCCCTCGTCTCCCAGGCCCCGCGGTGTGATACGGTCGCACCCCAAATCACCAGCCCCCCGAGCGAGGCACGCGAGCATGGAACCGACGGCACCCTCGACGACGCCCATGTCCGACGGGCGAGGCGGGTCCTCGCCTCGCGGCTGCACGATCGCCAAGCTGTTCGTCCTGGGCGGATTCCTGGTCCTGCTCTCGTCGAGCTACTACCTTCGCACCGAGGTGCTGGCTCTGAACCGCATCCGATTCTCGGCGGACGAGGCGCGGGCCGACTTCGAGTTGAAGCGACTCCGCGAGGCCGGCCCGGAGCGTCAGGAACGCTACCAGGTGGAGCTGAAGAACTACCAGTTGCAGGTGGAGCACTACGAGAAGATGTCCCAGCTCTACCGCGAGGACCTCGTGAAGTACCTGGAGCTGACCAAGGACCAGGCCCCGATGCAGACGGCGCCCCAGCTTCCCATCCGGCCGCAGCCCCCGGAGCCCCCCGAGGTCCGGGAGAAGCTCGCCCAGATCAACATGGAGTTTCGAACCCGCAAGTACCAGTACTTCGTGGCGACCGGCATCCTGAACTGGGCGGCGTGGGCCGCCGCCCTCGCCCTGACCGGCGGCCTGCTCTTCCTGCTGCTGTTCGAGCGCGACGGGCCCCGGCTCATCTACCTGGCGGTCCTCGTGTTGAGCTTCGTCTTCCTGATCGGTCCGTCGTTCCACTCGATCCTCAGCGCCATCGTCGGATTCCTGGAAGCGCCTCGGGTCAATTGAATGGACCTGCGGCGCGTCGTTCCACGGGAAACGCTGGCTTTGGGCGTCCCCCCGCTTCCGCCCCGGCCCGACCGGGAGGGAGACGGTGGCGGTCGCTTCGTGCTCGCGAGCTTGCCTGACTTTCGTCGATTCAAGTTCCTCAGCGGGGAGTCCACGATGATGCAGACTTTGATCCTGGCGTTGACGATCTGGACGGACGTAGCTGGCGGGGCGTCCGTCATGCCCCATGAGGCGGGCTCGGCCCAGGTCGGCTCGCTGAAGGTGGTGGTCTCCGGGCCTCGGTCCCGCGTCGAGGGGGAGACGGTGCGATGCATCGGAGGGGCCACGATGGTGGTCCGGGGTCGGATCGAGACTCAGACCGAGCGCGACCTCCCCGAAAAGCTCCGCGCCGAAGCCGCTCTCGACGGCAAGGTCGCGGCCCAGGAAATCGGCGAGCTGAAGCCCGTCGAGGGACACCCGGGCGTCTTCACCTTCATCATCGAGCTGAAGGCCCCCCAGACCCCGGGCCTCTACGAGTTCCGGATCAGGCCCGAAGGGAAATCCCGGGGCGGTGAGGCCTGCAAGGGAGCCAGGAAGTATCCAGGACTCCCCGTACAGGTCGTTCCGAACAAGTAGCCGAACGACCCGGTCGGAACGTCTCCCGTTTCACGGGGAACGCAAGATCCGGGTGTCGCCCAGCTTCATGGGGAGCACCGGCGCGGCGCCGCCGGGGAGCGTCTCGCCGGTCAGGGCGTCGATCGCCCCGGCCCGACCGCGAGGGAGCTGGAGTTTGACCGCGCCGTCCTGGCTGGCGTGGAGGACGACGAACGGGCCGTTCGCGTACACGTTGCAATCCACCTCCGTGTAGAGGTGGACGCCCGCCTTCCGCGAGGCCAGCCGCAGCACTTCCGAGGTGAGTCCCGGCGGGCCGACGAACAGCGAGAACTCCCCATCGACGGTCCCATCCCGGAGCGCGAGGGCCGGCGAGCCGTCGGGATACCGGGCGAGGATCTCGGACTCCTTCGCGTCGGTCGCCGCGAAGGTCGGGCGGACGTGGGCTTCCACCCCGAAGCCTCTGGAGAGTCCCAGGGCCTTGCCGGCCTGCGTCGGATCGGCCCATGCCCGAGCGGCCAGGCTGGGCTCGAGGCGGAAGCCGGTCAGTTCCCGCATGGCCTCAGGCGAGGGGACCTCGCCGTCGTACCAGCCGGGGGCGTAGCACCAGACCACCCCCTTGCCCCGCGTGGCCCATCGAAGCTCGGCGCGTTGCTCGGCGGTCAGGCTCCAGGCGTCGAGGATCACGTATAGCCGGGCGTCCACCTTGCCGGCGATCACGTCGTCGATCAGGTACTGACCGTACGGCGCGCCGGCTCGCCCGAGGGCTCTCCGAGCCTCGTACACGGCGGGACGGCTCACGACCTGGCCGCCGGCCGCGATCCGGGTCAGGCTCGCCTCGTCGATCACGGCGGCGACCTCCGGGCGATAGGCGACGGGGTTGTCCAGCAGGGGGCCGTCGATGGCTTCCAGACGCTTCATCTCGTCCCAGAGGCGGCGGTCGTTGAACCAGCCGGTCGCGCCCAGGTCCATCCACCAGGTCGCGAGGTTCCGCACGGCCTGCTGGCCGACGTTGCGGAGGAGGATCTTGTTGGTCTCCTCCAGCGTGTCGACGCCGGACTCCGCGCCGGGGAACGTGCTGCCGCGCGCCAGGTAGGTCCGGGTGTCGTCCTCGACGAGCCACATCTTGCCCGCCAGCGCCACGCTCTCGGCGGCGGTCATCGCGGGCGCCCCCTCGCCCAGCCCCCGGTCGAAGTACGAGATCGGCGAGCAGAGGACGTCGACGTCCGGCGAGTCCAGGACCCGGCGCAGGGCGTAGTGGCCGGAGATCGCCGGGCCGAGCCGCACCGCACCGAACTCGAACAGGTAGCCGTAGAAGAAGACGGAGAGCTTCCGCCCTTGCGACCCCTCGCGGACGGACTTCGCCAGCGACAGGACGCAATCGGCCATCGCCTCCTGCTGGAACGTCGACCAGTCGAGGATCGGCCTCTCGACCCTGGGGTCGCGGAAGATCCCGTTGGGCGCCGCACGCCGGTCCTTCGGCGAGGGGACGGCCGCGGCGTCCAGGCTCGCGCCGGGATCGTTCCAAGCCTTGCGGAGCGCGTCGTCGGTCTGGTAGCGGGCGCGGAGCCAGAGGCGCCAGGCGGCGAGGTCGGCCGGGGCGTAGCCGTTGAGGGCGTCGCCCCAGGTCTCCTCGTAGAACCACTCGCCGGTGTTCTGGCCGGTCGGGTGGTAGCCGGCGACGTGGTCGCCGAACTTCGCCTCGACGTGCTCCACCAGTTCCCGGAGCCGGGCGGAGGCGTCCTCGCGGAACCGGGCCGAGGCGGGGACGGCGTTCCGGGTCGCCCCGTCGTCCCAGCGCATGGCCTCGCCCGGATGTCGCGCGCTCCACCAGGCGGGCGGATAGAGGCCCACGCGAGGCAGCAGGAGCGCCCGGGGATTCACGCGCAGCACCTGCTCGCAGGCCGAGTCGACGGCCGACCAATCGGCGGGCTTGCCGGGCTCGGGCCAGGGGAGGTCCATCGGGAAACCGACGAAGTCCACGCCCACGCCGGCCGCGAGTTGGATCTCGGTCTCGTACGGTCCCGGAGGCCCGCCGAGGTAGACGAACGACGAGCCCGGCCGGTAGAACGCGACGTTCAGGTCGCGAGCCACGCTCGACCGGACCCAGAACGTCGCCTCGTAGCGTCTCCCCTTGATGAGCTTCAACCGCGAATGGTGAAAGACGTGGAAGTCGGGCCATTCGCCTCCGGCCGCCGGGGCCTTCAGAGCGATCCGCAACGACGCCGATCCCCCCTTCCCCGCACCCGCCTGGACGGCCGCCGCGCCCACCGTGTTCTGGGCGCCCGTCGGCCAGAAGGTCCAGGCGCGGGAGAACGATCCCGGCCCGGCTTCGAAGTCCTGGAGCGGGATCACCTCGCGGCCGTCCTCCATTTCGACGACCCGCAGGTCGTCGACGTCGACCTCGCCGGGCTTCGCGCCGCAGCGGAAGTGCATCGTCCCGTCGTCGGCCGATTCGGTCGCGACGAACTCGAACCGGACCTCCTTCGCCTCCGGCCCGATCGCGATCGGCGCCGAGCCCGGAATCCCGAAGAACATCCGCGCCCGGACCGGTCGACCGTCCACGATCAGTTGCGGCGCCCCGTTCCGGACCTCGACCCGGACCGAGAGCGCGAACGCCGACGTCGGGATCAAGACCGCGACGGCCATCGCCGCAAGCCTCATTCGTGAGTGGCGAAATCGCTGCATCGTGGAAACCTCCTGGGAGGAGGGCCGTGGCGGCCGGAGGAAGGCGGGTGGGAGAGAGGGCGGATCGTCGGCGAGGCGGGAAGGTGGGTAGGGACGGCGAGGGAACGGAGCCCCCGGAGGAGCCCCGCCGTCCTCGGCCTCAGCCAGTGAGCGCTTCGAGCATGCTTTCGGGGGCGGCGGCGTATTCGAGCGGCTCCATGGTGTAGCTGGCCCGGCCCTGCGAGAGGCTGCGGACGGCCGTGGAGTAGCCGAACATCTCCTTCAGGGGCGCGCGGGCGTCGATGACCATCAGCTTACCCCGGGTCGAGGTCCGCTCGATGAGGGCGCGACGGCTGGCGAGGTCGGCGGTGATGTTCCCCAGGTAGTCCTCGGGGGTGACCACCTCCAGCCGCATGATCGGCTCCAGGAGGACGGGCCCGGCCTGCTCGATGGCGTTGCGGAGGGCGTCGGACGCGGCGAACCGGAACGCCATGTCGCTGGAGTCGACGTCGTGGTAGTCGCCGTCCACCAGCGTCACCTTCAGGTCGACGAGCGGATAGCCCGTCTTGCCGCCGGACTTGGCCTCCTCCCGCAGTCCCGCCTCGATCGCCGGGATGTACTCGCCGGGGATCACGCCCCCTTCATCTTGTTGAGGAACTGCATGACCGGCGCCCCCTTGGGCTGGACCTCGGGCTCGACGTCGATCTTGATCTTCGCGAACAGGCCGGTGCCGCCGGTCTGCCGGACGCACGTCCCCTCGACCCGTTTCACGGCCTTCTTGATCGTCTCGCGATAGCTGACGCGGGGGCGGCCGACGTGGACCTTCAGCTTGAAGTCGCGCGTCATCCGGTTCTTGAGGATCTCCAGGTGGAGTTCGCCCATGCCCGAGATCAGGGTCTGGCCGGTCTCCTCGTTGACCTTGAAGGTGAACGTCGGGTCCTCGCGGGCCAGGGCGTTGAGCGTGTCGGAGAGCTTCCCCTTGTCGGCCGAGCTGACCGGCTCGATCGACATGCTGATGACCGTCTCGGGGAACTCGATCCGCTCCAGCAGGATCGGGTGCGCCGCGTCGCAGAGGGTGTCGCCGGTGGCGCACCGCTTGAGGCCCACCACGCCGACGATGTCGCCGGCCATCGCCTCGGCGACCTGCTCGCGGTCGTCGGCCCGGATGTGGTAGAGCCGGGAGCAGTTCTCCTTCTCCTCGCGGCCCGGATTGTACGCGCGGGTGCCCGCCTTGAGGACCCCCGAGTAGACGCGGACGAACGACAGGTCGCCGTGGGCGTCGTTGGTGATCTTGAAGACCAGGCCGCAGAACGGCTCGTCCGGGCTGGGCTTCCGGGACAGCTCCGTCCCCTTCTTGGGATGGAGCCCCACGACCGGCGGGACGTCGAGCGGGCTCGGCAGGTAGAACGACACGGCGTCCAGCAGCCGCTGCACACCGACGTACTTGAAGCTCGACCCGCAGAGGACCGGCTGCGCTCCGCCCGTGAGGGTGGCGCGGCGCACCGCCTGGTGGATCATCTCCTCGGTCAGCTCGGCGCCGTCGAGATGGGCCATGTACTGCTCGGCGAACGTCTCGTCGTATTCGGAGAGGGCGTTCAGCATCGTCTCGCGCCAGGCGTCGGCGTCGAGCCGCAGGTCCTCGGGGATCTCCTGGATCGTCGACGTGGAGCCCAGGTCCTCGGTCTTGAAGAACAGGGCCTTCATGGCGATGAGATCGAT includes:
- a CDS encoding M16 family metallopeptidase, whose protein sequence is MARRLKSHSTIAKVGSQPVFERVLGNGLKILVLPRKGVRIVVCDLFYPVGSFDEPPGKSGIAHFLEHMLFKGTERFPKGSIDQMAFVAGGQANADTGEDRTHYWFSLPADRWELALEIEADRMTSARFDPREVEAERQVIGEERARDAESALSRLEQNHQALSYLRHPYRNPVLGWPRDVASITVEDLEAFYRRHYRPDGAVIVFAGDLDPERALDRAEERFGAIPPGSTPRGRPEGDESPQAGRRDFVLAEADALPRGVLGWHTVPSQHPDAPALDVLADVLSAGRRSRLWRSLVEDDHLAGWVEAQHAPGRQGGQFLVQIEATDERIDPDEVEDAVLDILDDLTVRGPSEEEMARVRNRFEAGWRWDQEDILALACGVGEAALWGDWRDWQADHAAALAVDAAAVRRVAGKYLLEDNLTAGWLLRSGTDEVPAPRTPEIRRGTVARTEPAPLIFASDLPATVGRARPKLVDYRPRRFVLANGLRVIHERRADVGVAAVDFYVEGGWVREAAPGAAALTSRMLEEGCEGRTAQEVAAAIEDVGGSLEFSSAWSALRARSEDLALGLEILADVARRPAFPAESLAWTKQRLIAELKSDLEDPAFRADQEFRRLIYGDHPLGRDYRGGLRELRRLTRDDVVAHHRRHFSPENAFLVVVGEFDAARLKRLVEAHFGDWEQGGAAPPTWPALGEVGPPRSRRISCPGEQVHIVMGHRGISRHDADFDALLILDHILGSGPGFSDRLGRIVRDEMGLVYSIGGGATDSADVLPGVFRIYAGTRPEEADRVVAAVSEQIRAMHDGDFSDDEVIRVQRYLTGASLFELQTVEQRAERLVDLERLGLPLDEPRTWPARIAAVTPARVRDAARRRLSPDGLFRVELGPASRTTRRAPGRRR
- a CDS encoding DUF1559 domain-containing protein; the encoded protein is MLRDARRGITLIELLVVVAIVGLLTAILVPAAMRARESARRAQCASHLHNLGIALHQHQGARGTFPSGAGPRSLHWKLLPFLGYEALARSTIDDRTASIPIPGSYLCPSDTARTAALSRFATNYAGNAGLLGREPVSDWDGAFLDTELSPHDVPDGLSATAGVAEWIVGPGDVARPSRLGSIHTLDIQFPDTPAGPDAFLQACATLNDLRTGPAAVPFKGSYWFRGRLGHSLYTHALTLDRPSCRAAPDLNAITAGSLHGNGGHVLFLDGGVRFLRDAIHPAVWKALGTRAGGESILGDTY
- a CDS encoding beta-galactosidase, yielding MQRFRHSRMRLAAMAVAVLIPTSAFALSVRVEVRNGAPQLIVDGRPVRARMFFGIPGSAPIAIGPEAKEVRFEFVATESADDGTMHFRCGAKPGEVDVDDLRVVEMEDGREVIPLQDFEAGPGSFSRAWTFWPTGAQNTVGAAAVQAGAGKGGSASLRIALKAPAAGGEWPDFHVFHHSRLKLIKGRRYEATFWVRSSVARDLNVAFYRPGSSFVYLGGPPGPYETEIQLAAGVGVDFVGFPMDLPWPEPGKPADWSAVDSACEQVLRVNPRALLLPRVGLYPPAWWSARHPGEAMRWDDGATRNAVPASARFREDASARLRELVEHVEAKFGDHVAGYHPTGQNTGEWFYEETWGDALNGYAPADLAAWRLWLRARYQTDDALRKAWNDPGASLDAAAVPSPKDRRAAPNGIFRDPRVERPILDWSTFQQEAMADCVLSLAKSVREGSQGRKLSVFFYGYLFEFGAVRLGPAISGHYALRRVLDSPDVDVLCSPISYFDRGLGEGAPAMTAAESVALAGKMWLVEDDTRTYLARGSTFPGAESGVDTLEETNKILLRNVGQQAVRNLATWWMDLGATGWFNDRRLWDEMKRLEAIDGPLLDNPVAYRPEVAAVIDEASLTRIAAGGQVVSRPAVYEARRALGRAGAPYGQYLIDDVIAGKVDARLYVILDAWSLTAEQRAELRWATRGKGVVWCYAPGWYDGEVPSPEAMRELTGFRLEPSLAARAWADPTQAGKALGLSRGFGVEAHVRPTFAATDAKESEILARYPDGSPALALRDGTVDGEFSLFVGPPGLTSEVLRLASRKAGVHLYTEVDCNVYANGPFVVLHASQDGAVKLQLPRGRAGAIDALTGETLPGGAAPVLPMKLGDTRILRSP